AGTTTAGTGTTTCCACTGTTGCTATTCCGGAGATTAAGCGTATTATTCGTGCGGTTAGTTACAACCAGGCAAAAGAAATAGCTGATAAAGCATTAACGCTGTCTGATTCCAAAGCAGTAGAAGAATTTACTAGCAGAAAATTGAACGAGATTGTTAAATTATATTAGGAAAGGAGAAAAATGAAGGCAATATTACTTGCAGCCGGTTATGCTACCAGGCTTTATCCTTTGACCTTAAATTTTCCCAAGGCATTGCTGCCTATTAATTGCGTGCCGGTTATTAATATTATTATCCATAAATTGGAATTGATCCCTGATATAAATGAGATTATAGTTGTGACGAATAATCGTTTTCATACTGATTTTAAGAATTGGGCTAAAGAATATCATTTCAAAAAGAAGGTAACTATCCTCAATGATAAGACAGCCTCAGATGAGGATAAATTAGGAGCCATCGCCGATCTAGGTTTTGTAATTGATAAAAAGAATATAAAAGAGGATATTGTCATTATTGGCGCTGATAATCTTTTTGATGCAAAGTTAGGAAATTTCATAAAATGGGGCAGGGAATCAAAAAAGATTTGCGTTGGACTTTTTGACTTTAAGAAAAAAACTGAGGTAACAAAA
This window of the Candidatus Omnitrophota bacterium genome carries:
- a CDS encoding nucleotidyltransferase family protein, which translates into the protein MKAILLAAGYATRLYPLTLNFPKALLPINCVPVINIIIHKLELIPDINEIIVVTNNRFHTDFKNWAKEYHFKKKVTILNDKTASDEDKLGAIADLGFVIDKKNIKEDIVIIGADNLFDAKLGNFIKWGRESKKICVGLFDFKKKTEVTKYGVVRIGRNRKITNFQEKPRQPKSTLVAMCLYYFPKGKGKIIDRYLRLSQKKDAVGHYISWLVKKGYAYGWVFNGRWFDIGDKKQYFKANKTFQTVIHPDLI